In the genome of Victivallis lenta, one region contains:
- the hflC gene encoding protease modulator HflC has translation MATGNFFKHWPTMLLGVVVAVILLIAVFSYQLNQTESAVVTTFGSPAAVTDPGLHFRWPFPFQKIYKFDHRIRCFEGGSGKIEETMTADGQNILVGIFINYRISAVEKFFRTLEDMTKAEERLNSLMRSAKNATFGQYKFSQVINTKPELMKLNEIQDRIKAALEKDTAEYGIEIVSVGINTINVPERITDKVFDRMIEDRKLVADRYLAEGTVRASEIRNDADQKKAVMLAKAEAEAREIRAQGDAEAATFYAVFRENPELAEFLRKLDSLRLIMRNQTTLVLDTNVAPFDLLKPGSEVLGPVKSAAKDGE, from the coding sequence ATGGCGACGGGTAACTTTTTCAAACATTGGCCGACGATGCTGTTGGGCGTCGTAGTTGCGGTGATTCTTCTGATCGCGGTGTTCTCCTACCAGTTGAACCAGACGGAGAGCGCCGTGGTCACGACCTTCGGCAGTCCTGCCGCGGTGACGGACCCGGGGCTTCACTTCCGCTGGCCGTTCCCGTTCCAGAAGATTTATAAGTTCGATCACCGCATCCGCTGCTTCGAGGGCGGCTCCGGCAAGATCGAAGAGACGATGACGGCGGACGGGCAGAATATCCTGGTCGGCATCTTCATCAATTACCGGATCAGCGCGGTGGAGAAGTTCTTCCGCACACTGGAGGATATGACCAAGGCCGAGGAGCGGCTGAACAGCCTCATGCGTTCGGCGAAGAACGCGACGTTCGGCCAGTATAAATTCAGTCAGGTCATCAACACGAAACCCGAACTCATGAAGCTCAACGAGATTCAGGACCGGATCAAGGCGGCGCTGGAGAAGGATACCGCCGAGTACGGCATCGAGATCGTCAGCGTCGGCATCAACACGATCAACGTTCCGGAGCGGATTACCGACAAGGTGTTCGACCGGATGATCGAGGACCGCAAGCTCGTGGCCGACCGCTATCTTGCCGAAGGCACCGTCCGCGCGTCGGAGATCCGCAACGACGCCGACCAGAAGAAGGCGGTCATGCTGGCGAAGGCCGAAGCCGAAGCGCGCGAAATCCGGGCGCAGGGCGACGCCGAAGCCGCGACCTTCTATGCGGTTTTCCGGGAGAATCCGGAACTTGCCGAATTCCTCCGCAAACTCGACTCCCTGCGTCTCATCATGCGGAATCAGACGACGCTGGTCCTCGATACGAATGTCGCGCCGTTCGACCTCCTGAAGCCGGGTTCGGAAGTGCTCGGCCCGGTCAAAAGCGCGGCGAAGGATGGAGAGTAA
- a CDS encoding sialate O-acetylesterase, with protein MKKIIPAILLLTLGAMLFAAEPVKLPPKEKFHLVLLTGQSNMAGRGVVTPEDKVPHPRVLMQNKAGEWVPAVDPVHYDKSMAGVGPARTFANLLADSDPSITVGLVPAACGGSPISSWEPGKKWEQTNSHPYDDAIARARKAMQDGTLKVILFHQGEADCGDAPSKLYHDRLLTFFKSLRTELDAPEVPIIIGQLSKFPGSKPWSEGKKRVDAAHRAMTQELPNVGFAESDGLTQNPDNIHFDAESQKEFGKRYYEAFRQLRASTHATDSGASER; from the coding sequence ATGAAAAAAATCATTCCTGCCATTCTCCTCCTCACGCTCGGAGCCATGCTTTTCGCCGCAGAACCGGTCAAGCTGCCGCCGAAGGAGAAATTCCATCTCGTCCTCCTGACCGGACAGTCCAACATGGCCGGTCGCGGCGTTGTCACGCCGGAGGACAAGGTGCCGCATCCGCGCGTCCTCATGCAGAACAAAGCAGGCGAGTGGGTGCCGGCGGTCGACCCGGTTCACTACGACAAATCCATGGCCGGCGTCGGCCCGGCCCGGACGTTTGCAAACCTGCTCGCCGACAGCGACCCCTCCATCACTGTCGGGCTTGTCCCGGCAGCCTGCGGCGGCTCCCCGATTTCCAGCTGGGAGCCCGGGAAAAAGTGGGAGCAGACGAACAGTCATCCGTATGACGACGCTATCGCCCGCGCCCGGAAGGCGATGCAGGACGGAACGCTCAAAGTCATTCTCTTTCATCAGGGAGAAGCCGACTGCGGCGATGCCCCGAGCAAACTCTATCACGACCGGCTGCTGACGTTCTTCAAGTCGCTGCGGACCGAGCTTGATGCGCCGGAGGTGCCGATCATAATCGGGCAGCTCAGTAAATTCCCCGGCTCGAAGCCGTGGAGCGAAGGAAAAAAACGTGTGGATGCCGCCCACCGGGCCATGACGCAAGAACTGCCGAATGTCGGCTTTGCCGAATCGGATGGCCTGACCCAGAATCCCGACAATATTCACTTCGATGCCGAGAGCCAGAAGGAGTTCGGCAAACGTTACTACGAAGCGTTTCGGCAGCTGCGTGCCAGCACACACGCAACAGACAGCGGAGCCTCCGAGAGATGA
- the hflK gene encoding protease modulator HflK: MERRTDVRTEIDNARLVTKLSVIGGIVTIVVLLIPTLVLGVINGEFVGSDLFSLGVIPYSLAVVFAFASMIYGMLGTSAAVETEEKQLLEKRSDTHALNVEEDVRFTAGRSFDNYRKYAPYVLSILGALIVAGVLSAFLRHWGARLEAPAGVNPVNGAIVSAVMAALSLFFGAFFVGQSRQPAFRWLRAFGAWLLAGFGLMFVSAFVAAFSSGGSMLDAVVAKVAVWVFGLLGVEFVISFIIEFYRPRTVRELRPIFESRLLSLFTEPGGVMRNVALALDYQFGFKVSGTWLYSFMERSFFPVVLFWAAILWGFTMIHEVGPSQVGIKERLGKVVSTELLEPGIYWTLPYPFGQVKRFSCTEVKQVIIGESEDDHADEEEEVPDDGHGHAKPESKKKGHEPMPVVLWTAAHGSDANNFIVAVNPDGPRKQADGEKTAESDTASIAFIRMMIPIEYRIRPDGVMDYAYRNADPVATLIRIGQQAATEYLASVSIMDIMSTGRAEAQQKLLARVQKLADEHHLGIEITKVMILDSHPPVEKVAPAFQDVIGAMEEKESTILKAESYAARTVPETEAAALRIISDAKSYSFRTTTVAKAESGRFSTQLKTYNLMPRMFRLKAYLDFLENDCKDIRKFIVAAGLDNEVYELNFETKERLDLIDVDAGALSGN; encoded by the coding sequence GTGGAACGTAGAACGGATGTCCGCACGGAAATCGACAATGCCAGACTGGTGACGAAACTGTCGGTCATCGGCGGGATCGTCACCATTGTGGTGCTGCTGATTCCGACCCTGGTTTTGGGAGTGATCAACGGGGAGTTCGTCGGTTCCGACCTCTTTTCGCTTGGTGTGATTCCGTACTCGCTGGCGGTTGTGTTCGCATTCGCTTCGATGATCTACGGCATGCTCGGCACCTCGGCCGCCGTCGAGACCGAAGAAAAGCAGCTGCTGGAGAAGCGCAGCGACACCCACGCGCTGAATGTCGAGGAGGATGTCCGCTTCACGGCCGGGCGTTCGTTCGATAACTATCGGAAATACGCGCCGTATGTGCTCTCGATTCTCGGTGCGCTGATCGTTGCCGGCGTGTTGTCGGCGTTTCTGCGTCACTGGGGCGCCCGGCTGGAGGCTCCGGCCGGCGTGAATCCGGTCAACGGCGCGATCGTCTCGGCGGTGATGGCGGCGCTGAGCCTCTTTTTCGGCGCATTTTTCGTCGGCCAGTCGCGGCAGCCGGCCTTCCGCTGGCTCCGGGCGTTCGGCGCCTGGCTGCTGGCCGGCTTCGGACTCATGTTCGTTTCGGCGTTCGTGGCGGCCTTCTCTTCCGGCGGCAGCATGCTCGATGCGGTGGTTGCGAAAGTGGCCGTCTGGGTGTTCGGGCTGCTCGGGGTCGAATTCGTCATCAGCTTCATCATTGAATTTTACCGGCCGCGGACGGTGAGGGAACTCCGGCCGATCTTCGAGAGCCGGCTGCTTTCGCTCTTCACGGAGCCGGGCGGCGTCATGCGGAACGTTGCGCTGGCGCTCGACTACCAGTTCGGTTTCAAGGTGTCCGGCACCTGGCTTTACAGCTTCATGGAGCGTTCCTTCTTCCCGGTCGTGCTGTTCTGGGCGGCGATTCTGTGGGGATTCACGATGATCCATGAGGTCGGCCCGAGCCAGGTCGGCATCAAGGAGCGGCTCGGCAAGGTGGTCAGCACCGAGCTTCTGGAGCCCGGCATCTACTGGACGCTGCCGTATCCGTTCGGCCAGGTCAAGCGTTTCAGCTGCACGGAAGTCAAGCAGGTGATCATCGGCGAATCGGAAGACGACCATGCGGACGAGGAAGAGGAGGTTCCCGACGACGGTCATGGCCATGCGAAGCCGGAGTCGAAGAAAAAAGGTCATGAACCGATGCCGGTGGTGCTCTGGACCGCCGCGCACGGCAGCGATGCGAACAATTTCATTGTTGCGGTCAATCCCGACGGGCCGCGGAAGCAGGCGGACGGAGAAAAGACGGCCGAAAGCGATACCGCTTCGATCGCCTTCATCCGCATGATGATTCCGATCGAGTACCGCATCCGTCCCGACGGCGTCATGGACTACGCATACCGCAACGCCGACCCGGTGGCGACGCTGATCCGGATCGGCCAGCAGGCGGCGACGGAGTATCTGGCGAGCGTGTCGATCATGGACATCATGTCCACCGGGCGCGCCGAAGCCCAGCAGAAGCTGCTGGCCCGGGTGCAGAAGCTCGCCGACGAGCATCATCTCGGGATTGAAATCACGAAGGTCATGATTCTCGACTCCCATCCGCCAGTCGAAAAGGTCGCCCCCGCCTTCCAGGACGTGATCGGCGCAATGGAGGAGAAGGAGTCGACGATCCTGAAGGCCGAGAGCTATGCGGCGCGTACGGTTCCCGAAACCGAGGCCGCGGCGTTGCGGATCATCTCCGATGCGAAATCCTACAGTTTCCGGACGACCACGGTCGCCAAGGCCGAGTCCGGCCGGTTCAGCACCCAGTTGAAAACCTACAATCTCATGCCCCGGATGTTCCGGCTCAAGGCGTACCTCGATTTCCTCGAGAACGACTGCAAGGATATCCGCAAATTCATCGTTGCCGCCGGTCTGGACAACGAGGTGTACGAGCTGAATTTTGAGACCAAGGAGCGGCTCGATCTGATCGACGTCGATGCGGGTGCGCTGAGCGGCAATTAA
- a CDS encoding SPFH domain-containing protein, with amino-acid sequence MEETKSVIKGEFDRSGQYDSGLKSLVRSLQWAFGFLLVIIIGLMVYFLTAGGYFSVEPQHAVIVMKFGEIEQVHTTGGHWYLPYPVNRWVEVRTNQQSLQIDFLPAERPDGAPPQALAPGRDSYLLTGDANIIHASWRVNYHVSNPETYYTTLATPEDPSGADVTEKDVNGFVGTRGPQTMIRNLFREAVIRVTSGLKVDDMLYSKRTDYSDAVQAEFARLLARAECGIEVDNITLEQVFPPLKTKMAFDEVAAAANTVDSMRSKAEQYAVQVGNEAIAGRTELVSSARTYKELVVSEVKSESIYFRNINEEYRKNPATVLMTLYTNTLADVLQQQQGKYILGTSGTGNKQVRIKLNPEPKRQKSAGAAEEK; translated from the coding sequence ATGGAAGAAACCAAGAGTGTAATCAAAGGCGAGTTCGACCGCTCCGGACAGTATGATTCCGGGTTGAAGTCGCTGGTCCGGAGCCTGCAATGGGCGTTCGGCTTCCTTCTGGTGATCATCATCGGCCTCATGGTCTATTTCCTGACGGCGGGCGGCTACTTTTCGGTGGAGCCGCAGCATGCGGTCATCGTTATGAAATTCGGTGAGATCGAGCAGGTTCACACGACCGGCGGCCACTGGTATCTGCCGTATCCGGTCAACCGCTGGGTCGAGGTCCGCACCAACCAGCAGTCGCTTCAGATCGACTTCCTGCCGGCGGAACGCCCGGACGGTGCGCCGCCGCAGGCGCTGGCCCCCGGCCGCGATTCGTATTTGCTGACCGGGGATGCGAACATCATTCACGCCTCCTGGCGCGTCAACTACCACGTCTCGAATCCGGAGACCTATTACACCACCCTTGCGACGCCCGAAGATCCGTCCGGGGCGGATGTGACCGAAAAGGACGTCAACGGCTTTGTCGGAACCCGCGGGCCGCAGACCATGATCCGCAATCTGTTCCGAGAAGCCGTGATCCGGGTCACCTCCGGTCTCAAGGTCGATGATATGCTCTACAGCAAACGGACCGATTACTCCGATGCGGTCCAGGCCGAGTTCGCCCGGCTGCTGGCCCGCGCGGAATGCGGAATCGAAGTCGACAACATCACGCTTGAGCAGGTGTTTCCGCCGCTCAAGACCAAGATGGCGTTCGACGAGGTTGCGGCGGCCGCGAATACGGTCGACTCGATGCGCAGCAAGGCCGAGCAGTACGCGGTTCAGGTAGGGAACGAAGCGATTGCCGGCCGGACCGAGCTGGTCTCCAGCGCGAGAACTTACAAGGAGCTGGTGGTCTCCGAGGTCAAGTCGGAGAGCATCTACTTCAGGAACATCAACGAGGAATACAGGAAGAATCCCGCCACCGTTCTGATGACGCTTTACACCAACACGCTTGCCGACGTTCTGCAGCAGCAGCAGGGCAAGTACATCCTCGGAACCTCCGGTACCGGGAATAAACAGGTCCGCATCAAACTCAATCCCGAACCGAAGCGGCAGAAATCCGCCGGCGCAGCGGAGGAGAAGTAA